The nucleotide sequence TACCCTTCTCCCTCCCATCCCTCAAAGGGAAAAACATTTGATCAGAAGGTACAGAACTTAGGCTAGAGACTGAGAAACTGAAAAAGTTTACCTGTATGTTCTGTGATGGTGATCCATGCTAAAAATCATGAATAAGGAACAAGGTAGTGAGAGTAAATGCCCTTATTCCTGAAAAACTCTGCTGGACAAAGAGGGAGGCTTACGTAGGTGCTGTAGAAATTATATGAGGCCTCAAGCACAGAAAGATAAAAACATCCACCTCGTGGCTGATAAGGAACCAAGTAATCCCTCCCTGTCATGAGTCACAATGTAAATGGTTCATATTAATTTTATACCTCAAAAGAAAAAGTCACAGCAAGTACTTTTAGGTCTGTTTCTGCTTCTTACAAGCGTGGTACATCCCCTCCACCCCCCGGGCCACACTAGGACCTAAAAACTCCCACTCACAATAAAATGTCAGCATTTTCAGGCTGCTCTGATCCTGTGCCACCAGATTCCCACATCCTTTTGCAGGACCTGACTTACAAGCTTAGAAGCAGCAGATCCAAGATTTCTCTGTTCAATGATCCTAAATGCAGCTGGTTTTGGCTTGGGGATATGGAAGACCTTAAAGCAATGAGAGGAAAGACACTGTCTAGAATCTGCCACTAGTAGTCTCTAACTTGAAAAAGCCAGTAGGAAAACTGGGAGCTTCTACCAAGCTCTCAGGATAGTCCCCTTCACCAAACTCAAGGCTTTCACAGGATCCCAAATGGGCTCAGATACAAGGCACCATCAAATCTTCAATGAAAACTTGGCCCTTCACCCAAGAGTCATCAGGCAAGGATCTGGAGTGGACATGGATTCCAGTGCTGCTCTTGTGATGAAAAGACAACAGTGAACATTAAAACACTTCACCTACTTGTACTTGATGAAGTGAGATCTATTCAATACTCATTTACACATTTACAAAAGTGTTTATTGCACattctaaataattttcaagaatATATAATAACTACAAATTGTAATTTCCCTCATCTCTGTGGTACAAAGGTCTGAAAATTAACCTAACTCCTCTTTGCAAGACATATGCCAACAGGTGTATAAACAATTTAACTTTTAAATAGCTCTCTTCTTCCACTGGATCCTTgccaaaagtttaaaaaaatcatttaaaagaACACAGcatagaaatgtatttttcttattaatttgGCTTATTGGAGAAAGAGGTCTGTGCTTGGAAGAACAGCTCAGGGGACCAGACTGTAGGCCCTTCCAACACAACCCCTGAATTATTTCCACCTGAGAGGTGACTGTCCCCTTCTGAAGAGGAACAAGTTTTCAGGACTGGATCATTTAAAAACGAGGTCTTGGTGACACTTGCAGATAGAGGAATTGTTAGAATCCTGGCTCTATCCCCAGGGCTTCTTCTCCCATTTTGGATGagattttcataattttcaccattctttctgctttcagaattAGGGCTCCTGCCAGTATGCACACAGGTGGATTGCAAGTCAGTAGCCCAGCTAACTGTTTTCAAATTTAAAGATGCAGCTGGTTTCAGCCTTTTGTTTGAAGATGGAGGGGTACACTCCTCCAAGCTGGCAGGCAGCTGGCTGTTAAGGACCTGCTGAGAAGCAGAGCTACCACTTTCTTCGTTTTCCCTGTTCCTTGGTCTCCCACGTTTAACTAACTTGTTGGtaagctgctgcagctgagtgTTCTGAAAGGAAGACCTGGATCGCTTGCATTTGGAATGGATTTTAGTGGGATTCTTAGGGGTGAAGATGGTGATAAAAGAGCTTCTTTCCCCAACAGGCCATAGTTTCTGCAAAGGTTTTGTCATAGGAGTTGACTGTGAATAAGGAACAAAGTCCTGAGCACAAACCGAACTGCATTCTGAATCACAAAAGGAGGAAGTTACAGGCGTACTCTGCTTGCTAAAAGCATAAGGGGACCTGTGTAGGGATGAGCTCAGTTTTGAACTGTTACAAGGAACACCTCCAGGAGAAAGCATTGATTCAGCTGTAACCTTCTCTGCCAAAGTATCTTCCTGTATCAAAGAATTACATGATTTATTTAAGAATTCCACAGGTTTTGCTACCTCTCTTATACTTGCATCAAAGAGATCAGCAGAAGCATTGTAGCTGCCTTCAGGGAAGATGTTGCTCCACTGCAGCTCTTTCCTACCAACACTTTTGAAGGTATTATCTGACAGCTCTGTCAATGgttttaattctcttttataTATCCTTCTTGCATTGTTAGGAATTGGTGGATCAGAGACCTGGGCCCCTGTGAGTGTAAGATCCATTTTTTGGCTTGGTGTAGaacagttttctttattttcacaaGCAGCTAAAAAGCTTTCACATGCCAAATGCACACAGGTGACTGTCTTGCCCTTTCTTAAACAGAAGGTTGCTCCATGCAGCCCAATACAAGATGAATTTGCAGGGTCACTATTTGCTTCTTTGGACTGCATACATCTGCTCTGAGAAACGGAAGGCTCTGGTGTAACTGGTGAGGATGCTCCACCTTCCTTGAGGGTTAAAGATAAATCACCAGGGGAAGACTCACATTGTGAAACATCATTTGGAGAGTTTGCATTGGACTGAAGACAAGCAAACACTGTGTTCTCCCAATTATCATTCTCTGCTTGCGACCAGAACCTTCCTGAGACACTGGGCGCAGGCAAATCACCTACAGCTTGCCTGGAATATGATTTGTTAAGATTTACACCCAATTTGCTACTTTCAAGATGGACTCGTTTGCCTGCATCAAGGCTGGGTGATGTTACAACATTCCTGCTATCCTCTATTCTAACTAACAATTCATTTAGGCTTTCTGAGAATGGGAGCTCTTCCCAGAGCATAGAGTCCACCTGAGACACTCCAGCTACATTTATGTGATTAGGAGCTGAGACATCTCTCTTGCAAACAAGGGagttgtgggattttttgggggaatgaTTTCTACTATTAGTTTTTGGGTAATTATTTTTTACCTCAGATTCTGAGGGAAGTTGTAACAACATGGAATTGTTACCATGTGAACATTCGGCGTTTGAAGAGGAAACTCTTTCTAATTTATCAGTTGCAGAGATACTGTCAGTCTGATTAAGCTGTGAACTTGATTCATTATCCTTCTCTTTATCTCCTTCCTTCACAGAGGAGATGAGAAACTGTGAGTCCCAAAGAGTTTGATTGTTGAGGCTTACAGTGCCCAATTCTGCAGAGACAGGCCTCTCTTCTTGTTCATGCTGTTCACTCACCAGCTTTCCCACTTCCAGAGTGGGGAAGTCTTCCACT is from Cinclus cinclus chromosome 2, bCinCin1.1, whole genome shotgun sequence and encodes:
- the DDIAS gene encoding DNA damage-induced apoptosis suppressor protein, producing MNSVQGLLAASVISIQNSCFVYPACQNCFSRLTLDSRRFSCLKCGCTGEAKDASYRYRLSLKIADTNDLFDITVFGSCLDPFFGVTAGNLQRYIQDFNQLSEETNTESSTRALVQAVETCFIGKRFLFGVKGCAREDEGHSAASNILQKCSRINRSKRNLVACQIFPPNAAVTGFTVISYLDCLLQSAEFRSCNNSSYLPDVSSAPRDESISELSSLSSLSRSSCVVQSSGRESFLWCWQQSFSLTSSVAWVTVEDFPTLEVGKLVSEQHEQEERPVSAELGTVSLNNQTLWDSQFLISSVKEGDKEKDNESSSQLNQTDSISATDKLERVSSSNAECSHGNNSMLLQLPSESEVKNNYPKTNSRNHSPKKSHNSLVCKRDVSAPNHINVAGVSQVDSMLWEELPFSESLNELLVRIEDSRNVVTSPSLDAGKRVHLESSKLGVNLNKSYSRQAVGDLPAPSVSGRFWSQAENDNWENTVFACLQSNANSPNDVSQCESSPGDLSLTLKEGGASSPVTPEPSVSQSRCMQSKEANSDPANSSCIGLHGATFCLRKGKTVTCVHLACESFLAACENKENCSTPSQKMDLTLTGAQVSDPPIPNNARRIYKRELKPLTELSDNTFKSVGRKELQWSNIFPEGSYNASADLFDASIREVAKPVEFLNKSCNSLIQEDTLAEKVTAESMLSPGGVPCNSSKLSSSLHRSPYAFSKQSTPVTSSFCDSECSSVCAQDFVPYSQSTPMTKPLQKLWPVGERSSFITIFTPKNPTKIHSKCKRSRSSFQNTQLQQLTNKLVKRGRPRNRENEESGSSASQQVLNSQLPASLEECTPPSSNKRLKPAASLNLKTVSWATDLQSTCVHTGRSPNSESRKNGENYENLIQNGRRSPGDRARILTIPLSASVTKTSFLNDPVLKTCSSSEGDSHLSGGNNSGVVLEGPTVWSPELFFQAQTSFSNKPN